A genomic region of Porticoccaceae bacterium LTM1 contains the following coding sequences:
- the coaE gene encoding dephospho-CoA kinase (Dephospho-CoA kinase (CoaE) performs the final step in coenzyme A biosynthesis.) — MFVVGITGGIGSGKNAATHIFQDLGIEIVDADVASRRVVEQGTPAYEEIVEHFGAGVLLPSGDLNRRALRALVFSDPDKRMWLEGLLHPLIREWLQNRLESAQTPYVILSSPLLLETDQYRLADRVVVVDIPEELQVERTMSRDANSESQVKAIMANQMPRAKRQELADDIIDNSGSMDDLKEQIEALHQKYLEMAAQPA, encoded by the coding sequence ATGTTTGTTGTAGGCATTACTGGTGGTATTGGTAGTGGCAAAAATGCTGCTACGCATATTTTTCAGGATCTGGGCATTGAGATTGTCGATGCTGATGTCGCGTCTCGCAGAGTTGTAGAACAAGGCACTCCTGCTTACGAGGAGATCGTAGAGCATTTTGGTGCTGGAGTTCTGCTACCCAGTGGAGACCTGAACCGTCGTGCGCTTCGAGCCCTGGTATTTTCTGATCCGGATAAGCGCATGTGGCTGGAAGGGTTGCTACATCCGTTAATCAGGGAATGGCTGCAGAATCGCCTTGAGTCAGCTCAAACTCCCTATGTGATCCTTTCATCTCCGCTGTTACTGGAAACAGATCAGTATCGATTGGCAGATCGGGTCGTGGTAGTAGACATCCCTGAAGAGTTACAAGTTGAGCGCACCATGTCGCGGGATGCAAATTCCGAGAGCCAGGTAAAAGCGATTATGGCAAACCAGATGCCACGAGCTAAACGCCAGGAGCTGGCGGACGATATTATTGATAATAGTGGCTCAATGGATGACCTGAAGGAACAGATTGAGGCGCTTCATCAGAAGTATCTGGAGATGGCGGCGCAGCCTGCTTGA
- a CDS encoding A24 family peptidase translates to MPQDLMTAPTLVVGAAVLLGLIIGSFLNVVIYRLPLVLERDWKQQSRDFLGMEPEPDNHKIGLAFPASHCPSCGVAIKPWHNIPVLSYLLLRGRCGSCSTKISIQYPLIELICGLITGVVVFHFGFTEKALFVALFSWALICLTGIDFGHKLLPDNITLPLLWLGLLINLDGTFVPLSEAVIGAAAGYLSLWSVYWVFKWITGKEGMGHGDFKLLAALGAWMGWQFLPMIILLASVVGAVVGITLIATMGRDRQIPIAFGPYLAAAGWIALLWGQDIMNWYLP, encoded by the coding sequence ATGCCCCAAGATTTAATGACTGCGCCCACCCTTGTGGTGGGCGCTGCCGTATTACTCGGACTGATTATCGGCAGTTTTTTGAATGTTGTTATTTACCGTCTCCCACTGGTACTGGAGAGGGACTGGAAACAGCAATCCCGCGACTTTTTGGGAATGGAGCCAGAGCCGGACAATCATAAAATCGGCCTTGCTTTTCCTGCTTCACACTGCCCTTCCTGTGGGGTTGCCATCAAGCCCTGGCACAATATACCGGTACTGAGCTACCTGTTATTGCGTGGGCGCTGTGGTAGCTGTTCAACCAAAATCTCCATCCAGTACCCACTGATTGAACTTATTTGCGGCCTGATTACCGGTGTGGTCGTTTTCCATTTTGGCTTTACCGAAAAGGCGCTGTTTGTGGCGCTGTTTTCGTGGGCACTGATCTGCCTGACCGGCATTGATTTTGGCCATAAGCTGCTGCCAGACAATATTACCCTGCCGCTGCTGTGGCTGGGGTTACTGATCAACCTGGATGGTACATTTGTTCCGCTCAGTGAAGCTGTAATTGGCGCGGCCGCTGGCTACCTGTCTCTGTGGAGTGTGTATTGGGTATTCAAGTGGATTACCGGCAAGGAAGGTATGGGTCATGGCGACTTTAAGCTGCTGGCAGCATTGGGCGCCTGGATGGGTTGGCAATTTTTGCCGATGATCATTTTGCTGGCGTCTGTGGTGGGTGCTGTGGTGGGGATTACGCTGATTGCCACTATGGGGCGTGATCGGCAGATTCCTATTGCTTTTGGGCCTTATCTGGCTGCGGCGGGGTGGATTGCCTTGCTGTGGGGTCAGGATATTATGAATTGGTATTTGCCTTAG
- a CDS encoding type II secretion system F family protein, giving the protein MAAAQAEVFIYKGKDKQGKPVKGEIKGSNPNIVKAQLRKQGVTAASVKKKPKPLFGGGKKPIKPQDIAIFTRQMATMMKAGVPLVQSFDIVSEGVEKESLRELIETIRDDVAAGSGLATSLKKHPRYFDDLFCSLVDSGEQSGSLETMLDRIATYKEKLESLKAKVRKAMVYPAAILAVAVLVTGILLVKVIPVFAQTFQGFGADLPAYTLFVLGISEVAQKYWLLWLAVIIAIGVAFKEARLRSQKFSDTIDRASLKIPVVGKILYEGIIARFARTLSTTFAAGVPLVDALSSVAGAAGNAVYRDGIIKVRDEVTTGIQLHQSLRNTGLFPVMLLQMTSIGEESGALDEMLEKAAVHYEESVDNAVDNLTALLEPLIMVVIGGLVGSLLIAMYLPIFNLGQVVG; this is encoded by the coding sequence ATGGCAGCAGCACAGGCAGAAGTTTTTATCTACAAGGGTAAAGACAAACAGGGAAAACCCGTTAAGGGTGAAATAAAGGGCTCCAACCCTAATATTGTCAAAGCACAATTGCGAAAGCAGGGGGTAACTGCAGCTTCAGTCAAAAAGAAGCCCAAACCCCTATTTGGTGGTGGAAAAAAACCAATAAAGCCACAAGATATTGCCATTTTCACCCGGCAAATGGCCACCATGATGAAAGCTGGTGTTCCTCTGGTACAAAGTTTTGACATCGTATCTGAGGGTGTTGAGAAGGAGTCCCTCAGAGAACTTATAGAAACGATTAGAGATGATGTGGCTGCCGGCTCTGGATTAGCTACATCACTTAAGAAACACCCACGATACTTTGACGACCTTTTTTGCAGCCTGGTAGATTCCGGCGAACAATCCGGCTCCCTGGAAACGATGCTCGACCGCATCGCTACCTATAAAGAGAAGCTGGAATCCCTCAAAGCCAAAGTTCGCAAAGCTATGGTATACCCGGCCGCCATTTTGGCGGTTGCTGTATTAGTTACTGGTATTTTGCTGGTTAAAGTTATTCCTGTTTTCGCTCAAACTTTCCAGGGGTTTGGTGCAGACCTTCCTGCATACACGTTATTTGTACTAGGTATTTCTGAAGTTGCTCAAAAGTACTGGCTACTTTGGCTAGCTGTTATCATTGCAATTGGAGTAGCCTTCAAAGAGGCCCGCCTGCGCTCCCAGAAATTCTCGGACACTATCGACCGCGCATCTCTCAAAATACCAGTTGTAGGAAAAATCCTGTATGAAGGTATTATTGCCCGGTTTGCCAGAACATTATCTACAACTTTCGCAGCCGGTGTTCCGCTTGTTGATGCACTAAGTTCTGTCGCGGGGGCAGCTGGCAATGCTGTTTATAGGGACGGCATTATCAAAGTTCGCGATGAAGTAACCACCGGTATCCAACTGCACCAGTCTTTGCGTAATACAGGGCTGTTTCCAGTAATGCTGCTACAGATGACTTCCATTGGTGAAGAGTCCGGCGCCCTGGACGAGATGCTTGAAAAGGCAGCAGTTCACTATGAAGAGTCCGTTGATAATGCCGTTGATAACTTAACCGCCCTCCTGGAACCGTTAATCATGGTCGTTATTGGTGGACTGGTTGGCAGCCTCTTGATTGCCATGTACCTGCCAATCTTCAACCTCGGTCAAGTTGTTGGCTAA
- the pilB gene encoding type IV-A pilus assembly ATPase PilB: MTAASPQLRGLPKRLVQDGLLDETTAKEAVQHCEKERVRFVQHIVTRNLLPSHLIASVAANEFGTPLLDIDSFNIENAPKDIVDAKLIRRHQVLPLYQRGNRLYLAISDPTHHQALSEVQFQAGQPVEPVLVAIDKLESAIDAYFSQQEGDIGEALGTMDDVHLDELDISAASDEPEDVTTNEADDAPIVRFINKLLLDAIKKGASDIHFEPYEKTYRVRFRVDGILEEVTKPPSNLAPRLAARLKVMSQLDISERRIPQDGRIKLKLSKSKAIDFRVNTLPTLYGEKIVLRILDSNSAKMGIDALGYEVDQKEAYLETLEKHQGMILVTGPTGSGKTVSLYTGLGILNTPERNISTAEDPIEINMDGINQVQINTKVNLTFANALRAFLRQDPDVIMVGEIRDLETAEIAIKAAQTGHMVLSTLHTNSAPETLTRLLNMGVPSFNVATSVNLIIAQRLARRLCSHCRKPADDIPDKVLSEEGFDDIGIPRKEITLYHPVGCSKCSKGYKGRSGIYEVLKVSPSIARLIMEGGNSLQIAEKAKEEGFRTLRQSALRKAAAGIISLEEANRVTSD, translated from the coding sequence ATGACAGCAGCCTCACCCCAACTTCGCGGCCTACCCAAGCGACTTGTCCAAGATGGCTTACTGGATGAAACAACCGCCAAAGAGGCAGTACAACATTGCGAAAAAGAACGTGTTCGCTTTGTGCAGCATATTGTTACCCGTAACTTACTGCCATCACACCTGATAGCTTCAGTTGCCGCCAATGAATTTGGCACCCCCTTACTGGACATTGACAGCTTTAACATAGAAAACGCGCCAAAAGATATTGTTGACGCAAAGCTGATTAGAAGGCACCAGGTCCTCCCACTCTACCAACGTGGCAACCGGCTTTACCTAGCCATTAGCGATCCTACTCATCATCAGGCGCTGAGCGAGGTTCAATTTCAAGCAGGCCAGCCTGTAGAGCCTGTTCTTGTTGCTATCGATAAACTTGAAAGTGCTATTGATGCCTACTTCAGCCAGCAAGAAGGGGATATTGGTGAAGCACTGGGTACCATGGATGATGTCCACCTGGATGAACTGGACATCAGCGCAGCATCCGATGAACCAGAAGATGTTACTACCAACGAGGCAGATGATGCCCCAATAGTCCGCTTTATCAATAAATTACTTCTGGACGCCATTAAGAAAGGGGCATCGGATATTCACTTTGAACCCTATGAAAAGACCTACCGAGTCAGATTCCGCGTTGATGGCATTTTGGAAGAGGTAACCAAACCCCCCTCGAACCTGGCACCACGACTGGCTGCACGCTTGAAAGTAATGTCTCAACTGGATATTTCCGAGCGCCGTATTCCCCAGGATGGTCGTATTAAGCTAAAGCTATCCAAGTCCAAAGCTATCGACTTCCGGGTGAATACCCTGCCCACCCTATATGGCGAGAAGATTGTACTGCGGATCCTGGACTCCAACAGCGCCAAGATGGGTATTGATGCACTGGGCTATGAAGTGGACCAGAAAGAAGCCTATTTGGAGACACTGGAAAAACACCAGGGCATGATTCTGGTAACAGGACCTACCGGTAGCGGTAAAACGGTATCGCTGTATACCGGCCTGGGGATACTCAATACTCCGGAGCGAAACATCTCCACAGCGGAAGATCCCATCGAGATCAATATGGATGGGATTAACCAGGTCCAGATCAACACCAAGGTAAACCTGACCTTTGCCAATGCGTTGCGGGCCTTCCTGCGTCAGGACCCCGATGTAATCATGGTGGGTGAGATTCGTGACCTTGAAACTGCAGAGATTGCCATCAAAGCCGCACAGACAGGCCACATGGTGCTATCAACCTTGCACACAAATAGCGCACCAGAGACATTGACCCGACTTTTGAATATGGGCGTTCCCTCTTTCAACGTAGCCACATCAGTTAACCTGATTATTGCCCAACGACTGGCACGGCGATTGTGCAGCCATTGCCGCAAGCCGGCAGATGACATTCCTGATAAGGTACTCAGTGAAGAAGGATTTGATGATATTGGTATTCCCCGCAAAGAAATCACCTTGTACCACCCAGTCGGGTGCTCCAAATGCAGCAAAGGCTACAAAGGACGCTCGGGGATATATGAGGTACTGAAGGTATCACCATCCATTGCTCGACTCATTATGGAGGGTGGAAACTCACTGCAGATTGCCGAAAAGGCCAAAGAGGAAGGATTCAGAACCTTGCGCCAGTCCGCACTTCGCAAGGCAGCGGCGGGTATAATCAGCCTCGAAGAGGCAAATCGCGTCACTAGCGACTAA
- a CDS encoding prepilin-type N-terminal cleavage/methylation domain-containing protein: MKKHQAGFTLIELMIVVAIIGILAAIAIPMYGDYVSRTRAAGAAQEIASVKTTISICAQETGDLTLCDANTNGIPATGSIPITRNVTAVASITDGVITLTTGATTTAGVNLTMILTPTMGAGSSALTWANSGTSCEPIRGFRPGQGDCP; encoded by the coding sequence ATGAAAAAGCATCAAGCGGGCTTTACCCTTATCGAGCTGATGATTGTTGTTGCAATCATTGGTATCTTGGCTGCAATCGCCATTCCTATGTATGGTGACTATGTGTCTCGTACTCGTGCAGCTGGCGCTGCCCAGGAGATTGCATCTGTGAAGACTACAATCAGTATCTGTGCTCAGGAAACTGGCGATCTTACTCTGTGTGACGCGAACACTAACGGTATTCCGGCAACTGGTAGCATTCCTATCACCAGAAACGTAACTGCAGTAGCTTCAATCACTGACGGTGTTATTACTCTGACTACAGGTGCAACCACTACTGCTGGTGTTAACCTGACCATGATTCTGACTCCGACTATGGGTGCTGGTAGTAGTGCTCTTACTTGGGCGAACAGTGGCACATCTTGTGAGCCGATTCGTGGCTTCCGTCCTGGTCAGGGCGACTGTCCATAA
- the nhaD gene encoding sodium:proton antiporter NhaD — MIKLVFAVLLATISPVVFANTTETGTILDLTGSWPGYLALAIFALGYLVVIGEDFLHIRKSKPMLLAAGLIWLIVGAVYSQHELSEISADAFNHNLLEYSQLLLFLLVSMTYINALEERHFFDAIRLWLLNKGFNLRTLFWVTGIMAFAISSFANNLTTAMLMCAIILKMAKDNRQFITIACINIVVAVNAGGAFSPFGDITTLMVWQSGKIDFFGFFVLFVPAVVNYLVPAAIMSFFVSKAAPDVTNDEDLEMKRGAIRIFILFILTIATAVIAQNFVGLPAVMGMMLGLAYLKFFGFYLRKTLPKSLAKKRTAAELRNDQKALLRLGNILPFDVFSKIANAEWDTLLFFYGVVMCIGGLGFIGYLSLLSGTLYSSWDPTWANVFLGLMSAVVDNIPVMYAVLEMDPNMPISQWLLITMTAGVGGSMLSVGSAAGVALMGQTKGIYNFTSHMKWSWVVLLGYIASIAVHLWLNG; from the coding sequence ATGATCAAGTTAGTTTTCGCCGTATTGTTGGCGACAATCTCCCCGGTGGTATTTGCAAATACCACTGAAACAGGAACGATACTCGACCTAACTGGCAGTTGGCCGGGTTATCTGGCCTTAGCCATTTTCGCACTGGGTTACCTTGTGGTGATCGGGGAAGACTTTCTGCATATTCGAAAATCCAAGCCTATGCTGCTGGCGGCGGGCTTGATCTGGCTGATTGTGGGTGCGGTTTACTCGCAACATGAGTTGAGTGAGATATCGGCAGATGCGTTTAATCATAATCTGCTCGAATACTCACAACTTTTGCTGTTCCTTCTGGTTTCAATGACCTACATAAATGCTCTCGAAGAGCGTCATTTCTTTGATGCGATCAGACTCTGGTTACTGAATAAAGGTTTTAACCTGAGAACACTCTTCTGGGTTACCGGGATTATGGCATTTGCTATTTCGTCATTTGCCAACAACCTGACTACAGCAATGTTGATGTGCGCGATTATTTTGAAAATGGCCAAAGACAATCGCCAGTTCATCACTATTGCCTGTATCAATATCGTTGTTGCAGTTAATGCTGGTGGTGCATTCAGTCCCTTTGGTGATATCACTACGCTAATGGTGTGGCAGTCCGGGAAAATCGATTTCTTTGGCTTCTTTGTACTGTTTGTTCCGGCGGTTGTTAACTACCTGGTACCTGCTGCCATAATGAGCTTTTTTGTCAGTAAGGCAGCACCAGATGTTACAAATGATGAAGATTTGGAGATGAAGCGTGGTGCGATAAGGATATTTATACTGTTTATCCTGACCATCGCAACTGCCGTAATTGCCCAGAACTTTGTGGGATTACCAGCGGTAATGGGAATGATGTTGGGCTTGGCCTACTTGAAGTTCTTTGGCTTTTACCTGCGCAAAACACTGCCTAAATCATTGGCGAAAAAACGCACTGCAGCAGAGTTGAGAAATGACCAAAAAGCGCTTCTCCGTCTTGGTAATATTCTGCCATTTGATGTCTTCAGTAAAATTGCCAACGCCGAGTGGGATACGTTGCTGTTCTTTTACGGTGTTGTAATGTGTATTGGCGGGCTTGGTTTTATCGGGTATCTCTCATTGCTTTCCGGCACTCTCTACTCAAGTTGGGATCCAACCTGGGCCAACGTCTTTTTGGGACTTATGTCAGCCGTGGTAGATAACATTCCTGTGATGTACGCGGTGCTGGAGATGGATCCAAATATGCCAATCTCCCAGTGGCTTCTGATTACCATGACCGCAGGTGTCGGTGGCAGTATGTTGTCTGTTGGGTCGGCAGCCGGTGTGGCCTTGATGGGGCAGACCAAGGGTATTTATAACTTCACCAGCCATATGAAGTGGAGTTGGGTGGTATTGCTTGGTTATATAGCATCAATTGCTGTGCATCTTTGGCTGAACGGCTGA
- the ppa gene encoding inorganic diphosphatase yields MSYNRIPAGKDLPNDINVIIEIPANHDPIKYEIEKESDALFVDRFVATPMFYPANYGYIPETLSEDGDPLDVLVVSPHPVVPGSVIRSRPVGMLKMTDESGPDAKLIAVPHSKLTKMYDHVQDIHDLPELLLKQTEHYFENYKDLEEGKWVKVDGWAGIEEARQEILDSRKRYLEE; encoded by the coding sequence ATGAGCTATAACCGCATTCCGGCCGGTAAAGACCTGCCCAACGATATCAACGTGATCATTGAGATCCCGGCCAACCACGACCCGATCAAATACGAGATCGAGAAGGAAAGCGACGCACTGTTCGTTGACCGCTTCGTTGCCACCCCTATGTTCTACCCGGCTAACTACGGCTACATCCCTGAGACTCTGTCTGAAGACGGCGACCCCCTGGATGTTCTGGTGGTTTCCCCGCACCCGGTTGTACCTGGCTCTGTAATACGCAGCCGCCCGGTTGGCATGCTGAAGATGACCGACGAATCTGGTCCCGATGCCAAGCTGATTGCTGTACCACACTCCAAACTGACCAAAATGTACGACCACGTTCAGGATATTCATGACCTGCCTGAATTGCTGCTCAAACAAACTGAACACTACTTCGAGAACTACAAAGACCTCGAAGAGGGCAAGTGGGTTAAAGTTGACGGCTGGGCCGGTATTGAAGAAGCGCGCCAGGAGATTCTGGACTCTCGCAAGCGTTACCTCGAAGAGTAA
- the hemN gene encoding oxygen-independent coproporphyrinogen III oxidase — translation MTQMQQSGQQLVWDNELISRYDLSGPRYTSYPTAPQFHDEFGRKEFAEAVERSNLARRPLSLYFHIPFCSRVCYFCACNKIITANRKRSQPYLERVYRELEMQAELFDTSRPVKQLHWGGGTPTFISNDEMRELMAQTRRHFKLLDDDQGEYSVELHPGDMTVETLRCLREIGFNRVSMGVQDFDPIVQRAVNRFNSVEQVRALVDVAREEGFKSISMDLIYGLPHQSWESFSQTIDHIIKLSPDRLSVFNYAHMPHLFKVQKQIDEAALPSAQEKLRMMEGAAEKLQAAGYVFIGMDHFAKPDDELAVAQREGKLHRNFQGYATHGDCDMLGFGISAIAAIDNVFSQNHKQLDDYYSAIDSGELPVARGFIRSQDDEIRRQVIMELICQFSLKKSDIEQHCGIDFDEYFAEEMKELEVMVRDGLLEIGDQEITVLPAGRLLIRRVCMVFDAYARAQRNQIRYSKII, via the coding sequence ATGACTCAAATGCAGCAATCCGGTCAGCAGTTGGTGTGGGACAATGAGCTCATCTCCAGGTACGACCTCAGTGGTCCGCGATATACCTCCTATCCTACCGCTCCCCAATTTCACGATGAGTTTGGACGTAAAGAGTTTGCCGAAGCCGTTGAGCGCAGTAATCTGGCTCGCCGACCACTGTCACTCTATTTTCATATCCCGTTTTGTAGCCGGGTCTGCTATTTCTGTGCCTGCAACAAGATTATCACCGCCAATCGAAAACGCTCCCAGCCATATCTGGAAAGGGTCTACCGGGAGCTGGAGATGCAGGCCGAGCTCTTTGATACTTCCCGACCGGTCAAGCAATTACATTGGGGTGGCGGAACACCTACCTTTATCAGCAACGATGAAATGAGAGAATTGATGGCGCAGACCCGCCGTCACTTCAAACTGCTGGATGATGACCAAGGCGAGTATTCGGTAGAGCTTCACCCTGGAGATATGACAGTAGAGACACTGCGTTGCCTGAGGGAAATCGGTTTTAACCGGGTGAGTATGGGTGTGCAGGACTTTGATCCCATTGTTCAGCGTGCGGTAAATCGCTTTAATTCTGTTGAACAGGTGCGGGCGCTGGTGGATGTGGCTCGTGAGGAAGGCTTTAAGTCGATCAGTATGGACCTGATTTACGGGTTGCCGCACCAAAGCTGGGAGAGCTTCAGTCAGACCATCGACCACATTATTAAGTTGAGCCCTGACCGCCTTTCAGTATTTAACTACGCTCATATGCCTCACCTGTTTAAAGTCCAGAAACAGATTGACGAAGCCGCATTGCCATCTGCCCAGGAAAAGTTAAGGATGATGGAAGGAGCTGCGGAGAAGTTACAGGCTGCCGGATATGTGTTTATAGGCATGGATCATTTCGCCAAGCCAGATGATGAACTGGCTGTTGCACAGCGTGAGGGCAAGCTGCACAGGAATTTTCAGGGTTATGCCACTCACGGTGACTGCGACATGCTGGGTTTTGGCATCTCAGCGATTGCTGCTATCGACAATGTGTTTTCCCAGAATCATAAACAGCTGGATGATTACTACAGTGCTATAGATTCCGGAGAGTTACCGGTAGCACGTGGTTTTATTCGCAGCCAGGATGATGAAATTCGTCGTCAGGTTATTATGGAGTTGATTTGTCAGTTCTCGCTTAAAAAGTCCGATATTGAGCAACATTGTGGAATTGATTTTGATGAATATTTCGCTGAGGAAATGAAAGAGCTAGAGGTGATGGTTCGTGATGGCCTGCTGGAAATCGGTGATCAGGAGATTACCGTACTACCTGCAGGACGCTTGTTGATTCGTCGTGTCTGCATGGTGTTTGACGCCTATGCAAGAGCCCAGCGAAACCAGATTCGCTATTCAAAGATTATTTGA
- a CDS encoding TonB-dependent receptor, producing the protein MKFQKSILTTAIALGISSIAQADTIEEVIVTADFRDGKLLELPNSVTVIDQRTIEERNAHHIEQLINLAPNVNFSSGASRGRYFQVRGIGERSQFVEPLNPAVGVIVDGIDYTGLGLAANTLDIKQVEVLRGPQGTLYGANALAGLINLKSNDPTDMFTATVSAELADYNSNVTSAVISGPLNESVGYRLAVQSQKSDGFIENIFLNRDNTNNIDEFNVRGKLLVELAADLTMELTGHFLDVDNGYDAFSLDNTRETLSDEPGHDRQKTKATAVKLHWSGSELFDLVAVASLANSDTEYGYDEDWTYEGIHPWGYVSFDNYQRDNENTSVDIRWVSKTAHDELGWVAGIYHRSQQVDLLRQYTYISGDFTSRYETDNTALYGQLNIPLSDKMALITGIRYEQREAEYRDSELLAFDPDENLWGGRIALEYQVTDSTMLYGLVSRGYKAGGANSNSSIPADLRSYDTEFMWNYEAGLKGNWLDNRLQIQAALFYQDRKDVQAKQSFIVLNPDFSTSFFDYISNAAAGESTGFELELNFRATEQLNLFASIGLLNAEFDGFLSYTHADATDTTPVDLEGHDVAQAPNYQFILGGNYQFNDQWGLRVEVEGKDSYYFSDRHEEKSRSYELLNMRLNYALNNWELALFGRNLTNEDVYVRGFGSFGNDPRKFYITEPYYQYGEPRMVGVSANYRF; encoded by the coding sequence ATGAAATTCCAAAAATCCATTTTAACCACGGCAATAGCGTTGGGCATAAGTAGTATTGCCCAGGCTGATACCATTGAAGAAGTCATCGTTACCGCTGATTTTCGCGATGGTAAATTGCTTGAATTGCCAAACAGCGTAACGGTTATTGATCAGCGTACTATCGAAGAGCGCAATGCTCATCACATCGAACAGTTGATCAATCTCGCGCCAAACGTGAACTTCTCCAGTGGTGCATCACGTGGTCGATATTTTCAGGTGCGTGGCATTGGTGAGCGCAGCCAGTTTGTGGAGCCACTTAATCCTGCAGTTGGTGTGATTGTCGACGGTATTGACTACACAGGACTTGGCCTGGCTGCCAATACACTTGATATCAAACAGGTTGAAGTTCTGCGAGGCCCGCAAGGTACTCTCTATGGTGCCAACGCACTGGCTGGCTTGATAAACCTGAAGAGTAATGACCCCACAGATATGTTTACTGCTACTGTCAGTGCGGAGTTGGCGGACTATAACTCGAATGTTACCAGTGCAGTTATCAGTGGTCCCTTGAATGAGTCTGTGGGTTACCGTTTGGCGGTTCAATCCCAGAAGAGCGATGGATTTATTGAGAACATTTTCCTTAACCGGGATAACACCAACAATATTGATGAGTTTAATGTTCGCGGAAAACTTCTGGTTGAGTTGGCTGCCGATTTAACGATGGAACTGACTGGCCACTTCCTTGATGTTGATAATGGTTATGATGCTTTCTCACTGGATAATACCCGTGAAACATTGTCCGATGAGCCAGGCCATGATCGACAAAAAACCAAAGCTACTGCGGTAAAACTGCATTGGTCAGGAAGCGAATTATTTGATCTGGTTGCCGTAGCAAGCCTTGCGAATTCTGACACTGAATATGGTTACGATGAGGACTGGACCTATGAGGGTATTCACCCGTGGGGTTATGTCTCTTTTGATAATTATCAGCGTGATAATGAAAATACCAGTGTGGATATTCGATGGGTTTCCAAAACCGCCCATGATGAACTGGGTTGGGTGGCTGGTATCTACCATCGCTCACAGCAAGTCGATTTGTTGCGCCAGTACACCTATATCAGCGGTGACTTCACCAGCCGCTATGAAACCGATAATACGGCGCTGTATGGACAACTGAATATTCCTCTGTCTGATAAAATGGCGTTGATAACCGGGATTAGATACGAGCAGCGCGAAGCTGAATATCGCGATAGCGAATTGCTGGCCTTTGACCCGGATGAAAATCTTTGGGGAGGGCGTATTGCGCTGGAATATCAAGTGACTGACAGCACTATGCTTTATGGGCTTGTTTCCCGCGGATATAAAGCCGGTGGTGCCAACAGTAATTCATCTATCCCGGCAGACTTGCGTTCTTATGACACTGAATTTATGTGGAATTACGAAGCAGGTCTGAAAGGAAACTGGCTGGATAACCGCCTGCAGATTCAGGCTGCGCTATTTTACCAGGATCGAAAAGATGTACAGGCCAAGCAGTCCTTCATTGTTTTGAATCCGGATTTTTCGACGTCGTTTTTTGATTACATCAGCAATGCGGCAGCCGGGGAATCAACCGGATTTGAACTGGAACTAAACTTCCGTGCTACCGAGCAGTTGAACCTGTTTGCTTCTATTGGCCTGTTAAATGCCGAATTTGATGGTTTTCTGAGTTACACACATGCTGATGCTACCGACACAACACCGGTTGACCTGGAAGGGCACGACGTAGCACAGGCGCCAAACTATCAATTTATATTGGGTGGAAATTATCAATTCAATGATCAATGGGGCCTGAGAGTTGAGGTCGAAGGAAAGGATAGTTACTACTTTTCCGATCGCCACGAGGAGAAATCCCGTTCTTATGAGCTGCTCAATATGCGCTTGAACTATGCATTGAATAATTGGGAGTTGGCACTCTTTGGCAGAAACCTGACGAACGAAGATGTTTATGTTCGTGGTTTTGGCAGTTTTGGGAATGATCCACGCAAATTCTATATTACTGAGCCTTATTACCAGTACGGTGAACCACGCATGGTCGGAGTATCTGCTAATTATCGATTTTGA